The following coding sequences lie in one Sorghum bicolor cultivar BTx623 chromosome 6, Sorghum_bicolor_NCBIv3, whole genome shotgun sequence genomic window:
- the LOC8070804 gene encoding uncharacterized protein LOC8070804, whose amino-acid sequence MVSVGGSSSASKKTNIIEEEEERADAGGQHGEDIEEDEESILFNAEVHTSEPSRHPRRKRTITQWPGDTIDVTELTPDGMPIERKAHLRMRKLAGLIARQRISLVLPSFSDLSEEDKKLLFDECVHPFLVFSDELKVIAYKNMMQMIAKSWRTHKSDLVRTFIRKGLDARVKHPYIPLQDWQDFVTLQESENAKARSEKYKKLRERHVHVHHLGTGGYAGMAQKWEQEDRELASAGITNPWDTFPLGRSRNWLRARSKLVKSEGTVEIHWLSESAESLSHQILEKQAALESSGVTSVRERDVLTEVLGRPEQTRRVRGVSSYSGWKYWPDCTSMYRKRKHVDVEAIKEEVRSQVTQEVTEKVTQDVTEKVTNDIMTKLLERGIDLRSPSNPTSMFSLKSSCASASGALCNVQLDLLIEPTLCTLVINPGGYQVVVARGRVFPQQKQLYSVPVQDGYAIVLIDFVYPEHEGYVLSPPISRDEVRTLGEALFIRVQWSRTCIQVSPKASSPNPLRSPLSGSAKINLKDLVVPHHVSSSPVGKANSASKAIVAPKNPTKSTHAASEHQRSAKSDTFGQQVGVKQHKQLAERAKSLNSAPTPSIWVQANPKFQFGQPLLSAPEVQKAGPGCVALNAHYMKAVAENGNTGIVGMFKHEHFLRELELEPLPVGYEDLFDLFTLGAMDMALLRCLTLSLIVEARDKRLPVGLLDPDPLSIETLTTDRDYSVRYLEKGLRKHANKDYVMFAHNCGGHWIAVVIISKWGKVLYLDSIRGSKKDLSGLKSLIDE is encoded by the exons ATG gtgtcTGTTGGAGGTTCATCATCAGCTTCGAAGAAAACAAATATTAttgaagaggaagaagagagagcTGATGCAGGGGGCCAACATGGGGAAGATATTGAAGAGGATGAAGAGAGCATACTTTTTAATGCAGAGGTGCACACATCTGAACCTTCACGTCACCCACGGAGAAAGAGGACAATCACACAATGGCCAGGGGACACGATAGATGTCACAGAGCTCACTCCGGATGGGATGCCCATTGAGAGGAAGGCCCACTTAAGAATGAGGAAGCTTGCTGGTCTGATTGCTAGGCAAAGGATATCATTGGTCCTGCCTTCATTTTCTGACCTAAGTGAAGAGGACAAGAAGCTATTGTTTGATGAGTGTGTCCATCCCTTTTTGGTGTTTTCTGATGAGTTGAAGGTTATTGCATATAAGAACATGATGCAGATGATAGCCAAAAGTTGGAGAACACACAAAAGTGATCTAGTACGTACATTCATCAGGAAAGGGTTGGATGCAAGGGTGAAGCACCCATACATTCCCCTTCAAGATTGGCAAGATTTTGTGACACTTCAGGAGAGCGAAAATGCAAAGGCAAGAAGTGAAAAATACAAGAAGCTCCGGGAGAGGCACGTGCATGTACACCACCTAGGTACAGGAGGGTATGCTGGGATGGCCCAAAAGTGGGAGCAAGAGGACAGGGAGTTAGCTAGCGCTGGCATCACTAATCCTTGGGACACATTTCCTCTGGGTCGCTCTAGGAATTGGCTGCGAGCAAGAAGTAAATTGGTTAAGTCAGAAGGTACTGTTGAGATTCATTGGTTGTCAGAGAGTGCTGAAAGTCTCTCACATCAAATTCTAGAGAAGCAAGCAGCCCTTGAGTCTTCAGGGGTTACTTCGGTCAGGGAAAGAGATGTGCTCACTGAGGTTTTGGGCCGACCAGAACAGACAAGGCGCGTGCGTGGTGTCTCTAGTTACAGCGGCTGGAAGTATTGGCCGgattgcaccagcatgtatagaAAGAGGAAGCATGTGGATGTGGAAGCCATTAAAGAAGAAGTTAGAAGCCAAGTGACACAAGAAGTTACCGAGAAGGTCACACAAGATGTTACTGAGAAGGTCACTAATGATATCATGACCAAGCTACTTGAACGTGGAATTGATTTGAGGTCGCCTTCCAACCCCACTTCAATGTTCAGTTTGAAGAGCAGTTGTGCCTCGGCCTCAGGTGCACTCTGCAATGTACAGTTGGACCTTCTTATAGAGCCAACGTTGTGTACACTGGTAATCAACCCTGGAGGTTACCAGGTAGTGGTAGCAAGGGGTCGGGTATTTCCACAGCAAAAACAGCTTTATTCGGTTCCAGTACAGGATGGATATGCTATTGTACTTATTGATTTTGTATATCCTGAACATGAGGGCTATGTGCTGAGTCCGCCTATAAGTAGAGATGAGGTTAGAACTCTTGGAGAGGCTTTATTCATAAGGGTCCAGTGGAGTAGGACTTGCATTCAGGTATCACCAAAGGCCTCTTCTCCAAATCCATTAAGATCTCCACTTTCTGGGTcagccaaaatcaatttgaaggACCTTGTGGTACCTCATCATGTTTCATCCTCACCAGTTGGTAAAGCGAATAGTGCCTCCAAGGCGATTGTGGCACCCAAGAATCCAACTAAGTCGACGCATGCTGCATCTGAACATCAGCGATCAGCCAAGAGTGACACCTTTGGCCAGCAGGTGGGTGTCAAGCAGCATAAGCAGCTGGCAGAACGCGCCAAATCATTGAATAGTGCCCCCACGCCGTCTATATGGGTACAGGCTAACCCCAAGTTCCAATTTGGACAGCCACTGCTATCAGCACCAGAAGTTCAGAAGGCAGGACCTGGGTGTGTTGCTCTTAATGCCCACTACATGAAAGCAGTTGCAGAGAATGGAAACACTGGTATAGTTGGCATGTTCAAGCACGAGCATTTCTTACGTGAATTAGAATTAGAGCCGTTGCCTGTGGGATATGAAGACTTGTTTGACCTCTTCACACTTGGTGCAATGGATATGGCCCTTCTTCGCTGCTTGACACT ATCCCTCATTGTAGAAGCTAGGGACAAAAGATTGCCGGTTGGCCTTCTTGATCCAGATCCATTGTCCATAGAAACCCTTACGACTGATAGAGATTATAGTGTGCGGTATCTAGAAAAAGGCCTAAGGAAACATGCCAACAAAGACTATGTAATGTTTGCGCATAACTGTGGTGGGCACTGGATTGCTGTCGTCATCATTTCCAAGTGGGGGAAGGTGCTGTACCTCGACTCCATTAGAGGCAGCAAGAAAGATTTAAGTGGGTTGAAATCTTTGATAGATGAGTGA